Proteins co-encoded in one Leptospira stimsonii genomic window:
- a CDS encoding response regulator: MVQTRKYSVFLIDDHPVVRSGLQAVIEADPDFIFAGSASSLREGIRKMGFSRTDLLISDVALQDENGIQEMEAIRSKFPELKIVFLTMHRDWSYLQKAFALGADGYLLKSESTHSIIDALKTVLTGGKVFPEAVKNFRPETEIQEEHSNIVKRLTKREREILNLLADGKMNREIADELELSVRTVETHRASIFKKLDTENIIELGKILIQLKSSGLI, translated from the coding sequence AATATTCCGTTTTTCTCATCGACGATCATCCAGTTGTCCGCTCTGGATTACAGGCTGTGATTGAAGCCGACCCGGATTTCATATTTGCCGGTTCTGCAAGTTCGCTGAGGGAAGGAATTCGTAAAATGGGTTTTTCCAGGACCGACCTTTTGATAAGCGACGTAGCATTGCAGGACGAGAACGGAATTCAAGAAATGGAAGCGATCCGATCGAAATTTCCCGAGCTTAAAATCGTCTTTTTGACGATGCACAGAGATTGGTCCTATCTTCAAAAGGCGTTCGCATTAGGAGCGGACGGTTATCTTCTAAAGAGCGAATCGACTCATTCCATCATCGACGCATTAAAAACCGTTTTGACGGGAGGAAAAGTTTTTCCTGAGGCGGTCAAAAATTTCAGACCGGAGACTGAAATTCAGGAAGAACACAGTAATATTGTTAAACGACTTACGAAACGGGAGCGCGAAATTCTCAATCTTTTAGCGGACGGAAAGATGAATCGAGAAATCGCCGACGAATTGGAGTTAAGCGTTCGAACGGTTGAGACTCATAGGGCATCTATTTTTAAAAAATTGGACACGGAGAATATCATAGAACTTGGAAAAATTTTGATCCAACTTAAGTCCTCCGGTTTGATTTAA
- a CDS encoding sensor histidine kinase, producing MSQSLRIIFLILFLFHLSHCSYLGLSNDNAPKAENGVLNLTKLDWNSHRITDLSGEWKFYWKQVISQNRNQSESHNKNRFILKSSPSVWNGLDFFGEKIESHGFATYELRVLLPPEIENVALSIPDEGTAYNLYANGQLIASAGTFGLTKETSSAKYNPQIASLPNSNILDLTLHVSNFQNRWGGYWYPIRIGKLEDILKENQRKNGVSLTVCISAAIMAVYNLLFFLFRRKDPTPLLFSIHCALIFIRALTTGERFGHQLFPNLSWEILNRLEYISVYLSAPVLYAFLYRFSPNLFWEKYGSYLTFPIYVSSLSVLILPNQWYTLTLFPTQVYCFLTVIPCWAILLIYGITKNYEGVWILFIGYIGVMFCTINDIILTDSVNNSVYLIPYGQIFLIASHSILISRRFSTSLNKSENLSHQMKTLVSSTRDIMSSSSFASATQTALEILSKNIRKNQELFIYLPEQNSSNWKQYSIDTENDLRVTEVSGFLSHDTIDVNLSSLSTPSILNDRLLLPVQSNQTNFVVLDLPIQGFLNLDSEMDWVQGIAYALALSIQNLLREDRDKLAVIGELSAEIAHDIGHHVMLIQKILRNMNQSEKEVSDISISQANKETEALANLSLDILEFSKKRIILDLKSVDIGEYFKGVREDLDLFFEGTGIRLTFEIFADGSVKLDPLRIRRLVLNIAKNAADALGKNGNFSVRIEKESETLYIVFKDDGPGLSDDLKKAFYGFLIQTKKPQGTGLGLSIVRKIAVAHGGEVLLDSSPGQGSRITILLPC from the coding sequence ATGTCACAGTCTCTTCGCATTATTTTTTTGATTCTTTTTCTTTTCCACCTCTCTCATTGCTCTTACCTGGGTTTATCCAATGATAACGCGCCGAAAGCGGAGAACGGAGTTCTGAATCTTACAAAACTGGATTGGAACTCTCACAGGATAACGGACCTTTCGGGTGAATGGAAATTCTATTGGAAGCAAGTGATTTCGCAAAATAGAAATCAATCCGAGTCGCATAACAAAAATCGATTTATTCTAAAGAGTTCTCCTTCTGTCTGGAATGGACTCGATTTTTTTGGCGAGAAAATAGAAAGCCATGGATTTGCTACTTACGAACTTAGAGTATTACTACCTCCGGAAATCGAGAATGTAGCACTTTCCATACCGGATGAAGGAACAGCTTACAACCTTTATGCGAACGGGCAACTCATTGCGAGTGCAGGCACATTCGGACTTACTAAGGAGACTTCCTCGGCAAAATACAATCCTCAGATCGCCTCCCTTCCGAATTCGAACATTCTGGATCTAACTCTTCACGTTTCCAATTTTCAAAACCGTTGGGGAGGTTATTGGTATCCAATTCGAATCGGTAAACTTGAGGATATCCTAAAGGAAAACCAACGCAAGAATGGCGTCAGCCTGACGGTATGTATCTCCGCCGCAATTATGGCAGTGTATAATCTTTTGTTTTTTCTCTTTCGAAGAAAGGATCCAACCCCTCTCTTATTCTCAATTCATTGTGCGCTGATCTTTATTCGCGCACTGACGACGGGAGAAAGATTCGGTCATCAGCTGTTTCCGAATCTTTCCTGGGAAATATTAAACCGACTTGAATATATTTCCGTTTATTTATCCGCGCCGGTACTTTACGCGTTCCTTTATCGCTTCTCACCCAACCTTTTTTGGGAAAAATACGGTTCTTATCTCACTTTTCCTATTTATGTGTCATCGCTATCTGTTCTGATTCTCCCAAATCAATGGTATACACTTACACTATTTCCTACTCAAGTGTATTGCTTTTTAACGGTAATTCCGTGCTGGGCGATTCTTCTCATTTATGGAATCACGAAAAACTATGAAGGTGTCTGGATTCTATTTATTGGATATATCGGTGTCATGTTTTGTACGATAAACGACATCATTCTTACGGATAGCGTAAACAACTCCGTTTATCTTATTCCTTACGGTCAAATTTTTCTGATCGCTTCGCATTCCATTTTGATTTCCAGACGATTCTCCACTTCGCTTAACAAATCTGAAAATCTTTCCCACCAGATGAAAACCCTCGTTTCTTCCACAAGGGATATCATGTCTTCCTCTTCGTTCGCCTCAGCGACGCAGACCGCGCTTGAAATTCTTTCCAAGAACATACGAAAGAATCAGGAACTCTTTATCTATCTTCCGGAACAAAATTCATCGAATTGGAAACAGTATTCAATCGATACGGAAAATGATCTTCGTGTAACTGAAGTATCAGGTTTTCTTTCACACGATACAATCGATGTAAATTTATCTTCCCTATCAACTCCTTCAATATTAAACGACCGTCTTCTTCTTCCGGTACAGAGTAATCAGACGAATTTTGTGGTTTTAGATCTTCCAATTCAAGGGTTTCTTAACCTGGATTCCGAAATGGACTGGGTGCAAGGAATCGCATACGCACTGGCTCTTTCCATTCAGAATTTATTGAGAGAAGACCGAGATAAACTCGCGGTAATCGGAGAACTCTCCGCAGAAATCGCGCATGACATCGGACACCACGTCATGCTCATCCAAAAAATTCTTAGAAATATGAATCAGAGTGAAAAAGAGGTTTCCGATATAAGCATCAGTCAAGCCAATAAAGAAACGGAAGCCCTCGCCAATCTTTCCCTAGACATATTAGAGTTTTCTAAAAAAAGAATCATTCTGGATTTAAAATCCGTAGACATAGGCGAATACTTCAAAGGCGTGAGGGAAGATCTCGACCTTTTTTTTGAAGGCACAGGCATTCGTCTAACTTTTGAAATTTTCGCCGATGGGAGCGTAAAATTGGATCCCCTACGCATCCGTAGATTGGTCCTCAATATCGCAAAAAACGCGGCAGATGCATTGGGAAAGAACGGAAACTTTTCGGTAAGGATCGAAAAAGAATCGGAAACACTTTATATCGTTTTTAAAGACGACGGGCCGGGATTGAGCGATGATCTTAAAAAAGCATTTTACGGATTTTTAATACAAACAAAAAAACCTCAGGGAACCGGACTCGGATTGTCCATTGTTAGAAAAATCGCCGTCGCACACGGCGGTGAGGTTCTCTTAGATTCCTCTCCCGGACAAGGCAGTCGAATTACGATCTTACTGCCTTGTTAA
- a CDS encoding acyl-CoA dehydrogenase family protein, which produces MNFTFSEDEQMFINLFSDFCKKEIEPYAEEADRKKEIPRSHFHKLAQIGYIGLPHEEEYGGQNAGTFRSLLSMQALGKACGSTFFSVGASGGLFGLPIHHFGKEEQKKKYLPEINQGTKIGSLGITEPDSGSDVSAIKTVAKEISKGVYQISGQKTYITNSPIADYCLVLSRVQDLNGKEKGLTHFFVDLNSKGVQRSAPMEKLGLKASQTGALFFEDVEVSTEDILGTLGKGFRQTMQTFNMERLSLAAWSIGLMESCLEESKSFSSTRRSFGKPIAQHQSVGNLLAEIYTKLEASRWFTYNVAWEMEEADKLGKGNMHLSGKCASCKLFATTSAREVTNLAVQIHGGAGFMEEYKVSRLYRDVRLGEIGGGTSEIQKLIIAGSIMKS; this is translated from the coding sequence ATGAACTTTACATTTTCAGAAGATGAACAAATGTTCATTAATTTATTCTCCGATTTCTGCAAAAAAGAAATCGAACCTTATGCCGAGGAAGCGGACAGAAAAAAAGAAATCCCAAGATCACACTTTCATAAACTCGCTCAGATCGGTTATATAGGATTACCTCACGAAGAAGAATACGGAGGTCAAAACGCCGGAACGTTTCGCTCTTTGCTTTCCATGCAAGCATTAGGTAAGGCTTGCGGTTCCACTTTTTTTTCAGTAGGCGCGTCCGGGGGACTCTTTGGTTTACCCATTCATCATTTTGGAAAAGAAGAACAGAAGAAAAAGTATCTACCTGAAATCAATCAAGGAACAAAGATCGGATCCTTAGGGATCACCGAACCCGATTCAGGCTCCGATGTTTCTGCGATTAAAACGGTTGCGAAAGAAATTTCCAAAGGAGTCTATCAAATTTCCGGTCAGAAGACATATATCACAAACTCTCCAATCGCCGATTATTGCCTCGTCCTTTCTCGAGTACAAGATCTCAATGGAAAAGAAAAAGGTCTGACTCATTTTTTTGTGGATCTGAATTCGAAAGGAGTTCAGAGATCGGCTCCGATGGAGAAACTCGGGCTCAAAGCGTCTCAAACGGGAGCTCTCTTTTTCGAAGACGTAGAAGTCTCCACCGAAGACATTCTGGGAACTCTCGGAAAAGGGTTTCGTCAGACGATGCAGACATTCAACATGGAACGACTTTCTCTCGCCGCCTGGTCGATCGGACTGATGGAATCTTGTCTAGAAGAATCGAAATCATTTTCTTCCACAAGAAGGAGTTTCGGAAAACCGATCGCACAACATCAATCAGTCGGAAATCTTTTAGCGGAAATTTACACAAAACTGGAAGCGTCTCGTTGGTTTACATACAACGTGGCTTGGGAAATGGAAGAAGCGGATAAATTAGGAAAAGGGAATATGCATCTCTCTGGAAAATGCGCATCCTGCAAATTATTCGCTACGACTTCCGCAAGAGAAGTCACAAATCTTGCGGTTCAAATCCACGGAGGAGCCGGCTTCATGGAGGAATACAAGGTTTCTAGACTCTATCGTGACGTCCGCCTCGGTGAAATCGGCGGAGGAACGAGCGAGATCCAGAAACTTATCATCGCAGGAAGTATTATGAAATCATAA